One Pseudochaenichthys georgianus chromosome 7, fPseGeo1.2, whole genome shotgun sequence DNA segment encodes these proteins:
- the LOC117449281 gene encoding charged multivesicular body protein 1a isoform X2 has product MDETLFQLKFTSKQLERLAKKSEKEAEKEQAKVKKALQQKNVECARIYAENAIRKKNEGLNWLRMASRVDAVASKVQTAVTMKGVTKSMGQVTKALDKALGSMDLQKVSLVMDKFETQVQNLDVHTSVMEDSMSSATTLTTPQDQVDDLIHQIAEESGLEVMDQLSQLPAGATSVGPESSRSQDREDLLSRRLAALRN; this is encoded by the exons ATGGATG AAACACTCTTCCAGCTAAAG TTCACTTCCAAGCAGCTCGAAAGACTGGCCAAGAAGTCAGAGAAGGAGGCTGAGAAGGAGCAGGCCAAGGTCAAGAAG GCATTGCAGCAGAAAAATGTGGAATGTGCCAGAATTTATGCAGAGAACGCTATCCGGAAAAAAAATGAAGGCCTGAATTGGCTGCGCATGGCGTCTCGAGTAGACGCCGTGGCTTCTAAAGTCCAGACTGCTGTCACCATGAAGGGG GTCACCAAAAGCATGGGCCAGGTGACCAAAGCTCTGGACAAAGCTCTTGGCTCCATGGATCTCCAGAAGGTCTCCCTAGTCATGGATAAGTTTGAAACCCAAGTCCAGAACCTGGACGTCCACACCTCA GTGATGGAGGACTCCATGAGCTCTGCGACGACACTGACCACACCTCAGGACCAGGTGGATGACCTGATCCACCAGATAGCAGAGGAGAGCGGCCTGGAGGTGATGGACCAGCTCAGCCAGCTGCCTGCAGGGGCCACCTCGGTGGGCCCCGAGAGCTCGAGGAGCCAGGACAGGGAGGACCTGCTGTCCCGACG GTTGGCTGCTCTGAGAAACTGA
- the LOC117449281 gene encoding charged multivesicular body protein 1a isoform X1 gives MDETLFQLKFTSKQLERLAKKSEKEAEKEQAKVKKALQQKNVECARIYAENAIRKKNEGLNWLRMASRVDAVASKVQTAVTMKGVTKSMGQVTKALDKALGSMDLQKVSLVMDKFETQVQNLDVHTSVMEDSMSSATTLTTPQDQVDDLIHQIAEESGLEVMDQLSQLPAGATSVGPESSRSQDREDLLSRRFVGLRPAPLSVTEQVDRSLGYR, from the exons ATGGATG AAACACTCTTCCAGCTAAAG TTCACTTCCAAGCAGCTCGAAAGACTGGCCAAGAAGTCAGAGAAGGAGGCTGAGAAGGAGCAGGCCAAGGTCAAGAAG GCATTGCAGCAGAAAAATGTGGAATGTGCCAGAATTTATGCAGAGAACGCTATCCGGAAAAAAAATGAAGGCCTGAATTGGCTGCGCATGGCGTCTCGAGTAGACGCCGTGGCTTCTAAAGTCCAGACTGCTGTCACCATGAAGGGG GTCACCAAAAGCATGGGCCAGGTGACCAAAGCTCTGGACAAAGCTCTTGGCTCCATGGATCTCCAGAAGGTCTCCCTAGTCATGGATAAGTTTGAAACCCAAGTCCAGAACCTGGACGTCCACACCTCA GTGATGGAGGACTCCATGAGCTCTGCGACGACACTGACCACACCTCAGGACCAGGTGGATGACCTGATCCACCAGATAGCAGAGGAGAGCGGCCTGGAGGTGATGGACCAGCTCAGCCAGCTGCCTGCAGGGGCCACCTCGGTGGGCCCCGAGAGCTCGAGGAGCCAGGACAGGGAGGACCTGCTGTCCCGACG GTTTGTGGGACTCCGCCCCGCACCACTCTCGGTCACAGAGCAAGTGGACCGATCTCTGGGGTACAGATGA
- the slc10a3 gene encoding P3 protein, giving the protein MRTLFTFCCIFLITGGADWACATGNLTVDSSNDTDLTADGSSRFISIGDGSSQEFEFPENTNGVIVIFSQYRSGAASGKGRQSWKQTVTVRSLDPEVLSILNVTDSGHQGKAKSYIISIRSGFPGKAQLQIQLLELDQDSVPVLIEERTDYSIKVAPGNDDPATRLIQSGGLSHFSENPVLFALLPLIFVNKCAFGCKVEVEVLRGLLKSPVPLLLGVLGQFLVMPLYAYSISRLANLPKALSLGLVITCSAPGGGGGYLYSLLLGGDVTLAISMTLVSTVVAAAAMPLSSALYGRLLGVHAALHVPFVKILGTLLFIAIPISLGMLVKLRLPALTRVLLALIRPFSFVLIVGGIFMAYQMGASILANVRPQIVAVGVTVPLLGLVVGAILARLAGLAPPQKKTVSIEVGVQNSLLALAVMQLSFRRAEADFASQAPFIVALSSTSEMLLIVLGYFFQRRLCGPAVPRSDA; this is encoded by the coding sequence ATGAGGACGCTATTTACATTCTGCTGTATCTTCCTTATTACCGGCGGAGCAGACTGGGCGTGTGCCACCGGAAACCTGACTGTCGACAGCAGTAACGACACCGACCTCACGGCAGACGGCAGCAGCAGGTTTATCAGTATCGGGGACGGCTCGTCGCAGGAATTCGAGTTTCCTGAAAACACCAACGGCGTGATTGTAATCTTCAGCCAATACCGGAGCGGGGCCGCAAGCGGTAAGGGCCGCCAGAGCTGGAAGCAGACGGTTACGGTCCGCTCCCTGGACCCGGAGGTCCTCTCCATACTGAATGTGACGGATAGCGGCCACCAAGGAAAGGCCAAGAGCTACATTATCAGCATCCGCTCCGGGTTCCCAGGCAAGGCTCAGCTGCAGATCCAGCTGCTGGAACTGGACCAGGATTCAGTGCCGGTTCTGATCGAGGAAAGGACGGATTACTCCATCAAAGTGGCGCCTGGGAATGATGACCCGGCCACCCGGCTCATCCAGTCGGGTGGCCTGTCCCATTTCTCTGAGAACCCGGTGCTATTCGCCTTGCTGCccctcatctttgtcaacaaGTGTGCATTCGGGTgcaaggtggaggtggaggttcTGCGGGGGCTGCTGAAGAGCCCGGTACCTCTGCTCCTGGGGGTGCTTGGTCAGTTCCTGGTGATGCCATTGTATGCCTACTCTATATCCCGGCTGGCCAACCTGCCCAAAGCGCTGTCCCTGGGCCTGGTAATCACCTGCTCTGccccaggagggggggggggttacctgtATAGCCTGCTGCTCGGGGGAGACGTGACCCTGGCCATCTCCATGACCCTGGTCTCCACGGTGGTGGCGGCAGCAGCCATGCCTCTGTCCTCAGCCCTGTATGGTCGGTTGCTGGGCGTGCACGCCGCCCTGCACGTGCCCTTTGTGAAGATCCTGGGCACCCTCCTCTTCATCGCCATCCCCATCTCGCTGGGCATGCTGGTTAAGCTGCGCCTGCCCGCCCTCACCCGCGTCCTGTTGGCACTCATACGACCCTTCAGCTTTGTGCTCATCGTCGGTGGCATTTTCATGGCCTACCAAATGGGAGCGTCAATCCTGGCCAATGTGCGGCCCCAGATCGTGGCAGTTGGGGTGACAGTGCCTTTGCTGGGGCTGGTGGTCGGGGCCATTCTGGCCAGGCTCGCGGGCCTGGCTCCCCCGCAGAAGAAGACGGTGAGCATCGAGGTCGGTGTGCAGAACAGCCTGCTGGCCCTGGCCGTCATGCAGCTGTCCTTCCGCCGGGCAGAGGCTGACTTCGCGTCCCAGGCCCCATTCATCGTGGCCCTCAGCAGCACCTCGGAGATGCTGCTCATAGTTTTGGGCTACTTTTTCCAGCGGAGATTGTGTGGGCCCGCCGTCCCCAGGAGTGACGCCTGA